The Molothrus aeneus isolate 106 unplaced genomic scaffold, BPBGC_Maene_1.0 scaffold_240, whole genome shotgun sequence genome has a window encoding:
- the LOC136569803 gene encoding heterogeneous nuclear ribonucleoprotein C isoform X2, producing MASNVTNKTDPRSLNSRVFIGNLNTLVVKKSDVEAIFSKYGKIVGCSVHKGFAFVQYVNERNARAAVAGEDGRMIAGQVLDINLAAEPKVNRGKAGVKRSAAEMYGSVPAPPSPSPLVRSSFDLDYDFQRDYYDRMYSYPARVPPPPPIARAVVPSKRQRVSGNTSRRGKSFNSKSGQRGSSSKSGKLKGDDLQSIKKELGQIKAKVDALLESLERLEREQKAKSDKAEEEQGGSGSKKDEAGGAKAEGGHEDSAEEGDLLDDDEGEERGDEQLESLKGDEKEAEEGEDDRDSANGEDEP from the exons ATGGCCAGCAACGTGACCAACAAGACGGACCCTCGCTCGCTCAACTCGCGCGTCTTCATCGGCAACCTCAACACGCTGGTGGTGAAGAAGAGCGACGTGGAGGCCATCTTCTCCAAGTACGGCAAGATCGTCGGCTGCTCCGTGCACAAGGGCTTCGCCTTCGTGCAGTACGTCAACGAGCGCAACGCCCGCGCCGCCGTGGCCGGGGAGGACGGGCGCATGATCGCCGGCCAGGTGCTAG ACATCAACCTGGCGGCCGAGCCGAAGGTGAACCGGGGCAAGGCGGGCGTGAAGCGCTCGGCGGCCGAGATGTACGGGTCAGTACCCGCCCCCCCGTCACCGTCCCCCCTCGTCAG gTCATCGTTTGACCTGGACTACGACTTCCAGCGGGATTACTATGACCG GATGTACAGCTACCCGGCCCgcgtgccgccgccgccgcccatCGCCCGCGCCGTGGTGCCCTCCAAGCGCCAGCGCGTCTCGGGAAACACCTCCCGGCGGGGCAAGAGCTTCAACAGCAAATCCGGCCAGAGGGGCTCCTCCTCCAAGTCCGGGAAAC TGAAAGGGGACGACCTGCAGAGCATCaagaaggagctggggcagatcaaGGCCAAGGTGGACGCGCTCCTGGAGAGCCTCGAGCGGctggagagggagcaga AGGCCAAGAGCGACAAGGCCGAGGAGGAGCAGGGCGGCTCCGGCTCCAAGAAGGACGAGGCCGGCGGGGCCAAGGCCGAGGGCGGCCACGAGGACTCAGCCGAGGAGGGCGACCTGCTGGACGATGACGAGGGGGAGGAACGGGGGGACGAGCAG
- the LOC136569803 gene encoding heterogeneous nuclear ribonucleoprotein C isoform X1, whose product MASNVTNKTDPRSLNSRVFIGNLNTLVVKKSDVEAIFSKYGKIVGCSVHKGFAFVQYVNERNARAAVAGEDGRMIAGQVLDINLAAEPKVNRGKAGVKRSAAEMYGSVPAPPSPSPLVRSSFDLDYDFQRDYYDRYQYKPVQSGMYSYPARVPPPPPIARAVVPSKRQRVSGNTSRRGKSFNSKSGQRGSSSKSGKLKGDDLQSIKKELGQIKAKVDALLESLERLEREQKAKSDKAEEEQGGSGSKKDEAGGAKAEGGHEDSAEEGDLLDDDEGEERGDEQLESLKGDEKEAEEGEDDRDSANGEDEP is encoded by the exons ATGGCCAGCAACGTGACCAACAAGACGGACCCTCGCTCGCTCAACTCGCGCGTCTTCATCGGCAACCTCAACACGCTGGTGGTGAAGAAGAGCGACGTGGAGGCCATCTTCTCCAAGTACGGCAAGATCGTCGGCTGCTCCGTGCACAAGGGCTTCGCCTTCGTGCAGTACGTCAACGAGCGCAACGCCCGCGCCGCCGTGGCCGGGGAGGACGGGCGCATGATCGCCGGCCAGGTGCTAG ACATCAACCTGGCGGCCGAGCCGAAGGTGAACCGGGGCAAGGCGGGCGTGAAGCGCTCGGCGGCCGAGATGTACGGGTCAGTACCCGCCCCCCCGTCACCGTCCCCCCTCGTCAG gTCATCGTTTGACCTGGACTACGACTTCCAGCGGGATTACTATGACCGgtaccagtataaaccagttcAGAGCGG GATGTACAGCTACCCGGCCCgcgtgccgccgccgccgcccatCGCCCGCGCCGTGGTGCCCTCCAAGCGCCAGCGCGTCTCGGGAAACACCTCCCGGCGGGGCAAGAGCTTCAACAGCAAATCCGGCCAGAGGGGCTCCTCCTCCAAGTCCGGGAAAC TGAAAGGGGACGACCTGCAGAGCATCaagaaggagctggggcagatcaaGGCCAAGGTGGACGCGCTCCTGGAGAGCCTCGAGCGGctggagagggagcaga AGGCCAAGAGCGACAAGGCCGAGGAGGAGCAGGGCGGCTCCGGCTCCAAGAAGGACGAGGCCGGCGGGGCCAAGGCCGAGGGCGGCCACGAGGACTCAGCCGAGGAGGGCGACCTGCTGGACGATGACGAGGGGGAGGAACGGGGGGACGAGCAG
- the LOC136569803 gene encoding heterogeneous nuclear ribonucleoprotein C isoform X3 produces MASNVTNKTDPRSLNSRVFIGNLNTLVVKKSDVEAIFSKYGKIVGCSVHKGFAFVQYVNERNARAAVAGEDGRMIAGQVLDINLAAEPKVNRGKAGVKRSAAEMYGSSFDLDYDFQRDYYDRYQYKPVQSGMYSYPARVPPPPPIARAVVPSKRQRVSGNTSRRGKSFNSKSGQRGSSSKSGKLKGDDLQSIKKELGQIKAKVDALLESLERLEREQKAKSDKAEEEQGGSGSKKDEAGGAKAEGGHEDSAEEGDLLDDDEGEERGDEQLESLKGDEKEAEEGEDDRDSANGEDEP; encoded by the exons ATGGCCAGCAACGTGACCAACAAGACGGACCCTCGCTCGCTCAACTCGCGCGTCTTCATCGGCAACCTCAACACGCTGGTGGTGAAGAAGAGCGACGTGGAGGCCATCTTCTCCAAGTACGGCAAGATCGTCGGCTGCTCCGTGCACAAGGGCTTCGCCTTCGTGCAGTACGTCAACGAGCGCAACGCCCGCGCCGCCGTGGCCGGGGAGGACGGGCGCATGATCGCCGGCCAGGTGCTAG ACATCAACCTGGCGGCCGAGCCGAAGGTGAACCGGGGCAAGGCGGGCGTGAAGCGCTCGGCGGCCGAGATGTACGG gTCATCGTTTGACCTGGACTACGACTTCCAGCGGGATTACTATGACCGgtaccagtataaaccagttcAGAGCGG GATGTACAGCTACCCGGCCCgcgtgccgccgccgccgcccatCGCCCGCGCCGTGGTGCCCTCCAAGCGCCAGCGCGTCTCGGGAAACACCTCCCGGCGGGGCAAGAGCTTCAACAGCAAATCCGGCCAGAGGGGCTCCTCCTCCAAGTCCGGGAAAC TGAAAGGGGACGACCTGCAGAGCATCaagaaggagctggggcagatcaaGGCCAAGGTGGACGCGCTCCTGGAGAGCCTCGAGCGGctggagagggagcaga AGGCCAAGAGCGACAAGGCCGAGGAGGAGCAGGGCGGCTCCGGCTCCAAGAAGGACGAGGCCGGCGGGGCCAAGGCCGAGGGCGGCCACGAGGACTCAGCCGAGGAGGGCGACCTGCTGGACGATGACGAGGGGGAGGAACGGGGGGACGAGCAG
- the LOC136569803 gene encoding heterogeneous nuclear ribonucleoprotein C isoform X4, translated as MASNVTNKTDPRSLNSRVFIGNLNTLVVKKSDVEAIFSKYGKIVGCSVHKGFAFVQYVNERNARAAVAGEDGRMIAGQVLDINLAAEPKVNRGKAGVKRSAAEMYGSSFDLDYDFQRDYYDRMYSYPARVPPPPPIARAVVPSKRQRVSGNTSRRGKSFNSKSGQRGSSSKSGKLKGDDLQSIKKELGQIKAKVDALLESLERLEREQKAKSDKAEEEQGGSGSKKDEAGGAKAEGGHEDSAEEGDLLDDDEGEERGDEQLESLKGDEKEAEEGEDDRDSANGEDEP; from the exons ATGGCCAGCAACGTGACCAACAAGACGGACCCTCGCTCGCTCAACTCGCGCGTCTTCATCGGCAACCTCAACACGCTGGTGGTGAAGAAGAGCGACGTGGAGGCCATCTTCTCCAAGTACGGCAAGATCGTCGGCTGCTCCGTGCACAAGGGCTTCGCCTTCGTGCAGTACGTCAACGAGCGCAACGCCCGCGCCGCCGTGGCCGGGGAGGACGGGCGCATGATCGCCGGCCAGGTGCTAG ACATCAACCTGGCGGCCGAGCCGAAGGTGAACCGGGGCAAGGCGGGCGTGAAGCGCTCGGCGGCCGAGATGTACGG gTCATCGTTTGACCTGGACTACGACTTCCAGCGGGATTACTATGACCG GATGTACAGCTACCCGGCCCgcgtgccgccgccgccgcccatCGCCCGCGCCGTGGTGCCCTCCAAGCGCCAGCGCGTCTCGGGAAACACCTCCCGGCGGGGCAAGAGCTTCAACAGCAAATCCGGCCAGAGGGGCTCCTCCTCCAAGTCCGGGAAAC TGAAAGGGGACGACCTGCAGAGCATCaagaaggagctggggcagatcaaGGCCAAGGTGGACGCGCTCCTGGAGAGCCTCGAGCGGctggagagggagcaga AGGCCAAGAGCGACAAGGCCGAGGAGGAGCAGGGCGGCTCCGGCTCCAAGAAGGACGAGGCCGGCGGGGCCAAGGCCGAGGGCGGCCACGAGGACTCAGCCGAGGAGGGCGACCTGCTGGACGATGACGAGGGGGAGGAACGGGGGGACGAGCAG